Sequence from the Acidimicrobiia bacterium genome:
TCCGGGATCAGGTAGTCGTGGTCGTACCGGATCTCCCCACCGGCGTCGCCCCCCGACCCGTCACAGCCCGACCCGAGCGCGAGCAGCACCAGGGTGACGAGCGCCACCGGACGGAGCCGCCTCACGGATCGATGACCTCGGCGACCACCACGACCTCGCCGGCCTTCTCGAAGACCAGCGTCAGGTCGAAGGTGGAACCGACCTCCAGCGGTTGGGCCAACTGGAGCAGCATCACGTGGTACCCACCGGGGACGAACCGGACGGTCACCCCGGCCGGGATCTCCACCGAGTCCACCTCCTGCATCCGCATCGGGCCGGCACCCATGCCGTGACCCATGGTGGAGCCGGCTCCCATTCCCATGGTGGTTCCGGGCATCTCCGCCTCCACCGTCTCGTGGATCTCCACCATCGCGGCGACGTCGGCGGAGA
This genomic interval carries:
- a CDS encoding copper chaperone PCu(A)C encodes the protein MNATRKWLRVVPVAVLLLTVAACGDDDDAAPTTGPQAVVVDDVWARASAMMQDAGAVYFDVTGGAEDDRLIGASVSADVAAMVEIHETVEAEMPGTTMGMGAGSTMGHGMGAGPMRMQEVDSVEIPAGVTVRFVPGGYHVMLLQLAQPLEVGSTFDLTLVFEKAGEVVVVAEVIDP